The window CGAGGGAATCGAGCTCACGCCACCGACCACTCTGATCGACGACACGCTCGACATCGAGCTCGACGGCTTGAAGGTGAGCCTCGTGCACGTGGGGCCGGCGCACACCGCCGGTGACGTGATCGTGCATCTACCGGAGCAGGGGATTGTCTTCGCTGGCGACATCCTGTTTCGTTTGTGTACACCGATTGGGTGGGAGGGCACGTACGACACCTGGATTTCCGCCCTCGACAAGATCGTCGCCCTCGACCCCAAGGTCGTCGTTCCGGGGCATGGCCCTCTGTGCGGTACCGAGGGGCTTCTTGAGATGAAGGCCTACCTCGAGTATGTGCGCGCCGAAGCGAAGCCTCTCTTCGAGCAGGGACTCTCGATTCTCGAGGCGTGCAAGAAAATCGACCTCGGCCCGTATGCGGGTTGGACCGAGCCCGAGCGGCTGGTCTTCAACGTCTCGCGTGCCTTTCGCGAGCTGCGGGGCGACCCGTTCGACACCCCGATCGATATCACCGAAGTGTTCACTTCAATGTTTCAGCTCCGCGACGCATGGGAAACCAAATCATGACCGAAGTAACGCAGGATCCGTTCGAGGACTTCGACCACTCCACCGGCTCGGGTCTGGTGCGCGACCCGTATCCCCGCCTGGCGGAGCTGCGAAAGGCATCGCCCGTCTTGAACGGTCGACTCGACGAGGCGTTCGATCTCCCGAAACAGCCGGAACCGGAAGGGCCGAAGAGCGGTCTCTACTTCACGGCGCTGGGCTACGATGCGGTCACGCAGGTTTTGCTCGACGGCGAGACGTTCTCCTCGGCCGGATACGCGAAGTCGATGGGGCTCGTGATGGGCCACAGCATTCTCGAGATGGACGAGCCGGAGCACCGGCGATATCGCGACCTCCTGCAGGGGGCCTTCACCCTGAAGGCCATGGAGCGTTGGGAGCGCGACGTGGTGGCTCCGATCGTCGAGCGCCGAATCGACGCGTTCGTTTCGTCGGGTCGCGCGGACCTCGTCCGGGATTTCGCGTTTCCGTTCCCGCTCGAGGTGATCTCGGCGATGCTCGGTCTGCCCGAGAAGGACTTGCCGGCCTTTCATCGGATGGCGGTCGAGCTCATCAGCATTGCGATCGACATCGAGCGCGGCCTGAACGCGTCGGTGGCACTGCGGGATTACTTCGCAACGGTCCTCGCCGAGCGCAGAGAGTCGCCGCGCGACGATCTCGTCAGCATGCTCGCCCAGGCCGAGCTCGACGGCCAGCGTCTGACCGACGAGGACATCTTCGCGTTCCTGCGGTTGCTGCTTCCCGCCGGTGCCGAGACGACGTACCGCTCGTCGAGCAATCTCCTGTTCGGACTTCTCTCTGACCCGAAGCAATTGAATGCCCTTCGCGACGATCGCTCGCTCATGCGAAAGGCGATCGAGGAAGGACTCCGCTGGGAGGCGCCGCTCACGGGAATTGCGCGCACGACGACGCGTGACGTCGACGTCTGCGGGACGATGATCCCCGACGGGTCTCTGGTTCAGGTGTGCGTCGGTGCGGCGAATCACGACCCGGCACGTTGGAATGAGCCCAATCGCTTCGACCTGTTCCGCGAGGTCAAGCCCCACATCTCCTTCGCGACGGGGCCGCACACGTGCCTCGGCCTGCATCTGGCGCGGATGGAAACCGTCGTCGCCTTGAACGCGCTTCTCGATCGGCTTCCGAACCTGCGACTCGATCCGGCGGCGCAAGACGTTCACATTACCGGTCTCACCTTTCGCGCGCCGCGCGAGCTCCCCGTTCTGTTCGACACCTGAGGGCCTCTTCATGCCTGGTCCGTATTCCTTCGACGCTCCGTTCACTCTTGGCGGGCAGCTCGACGCCCGTGCCTCGCATCAAGAGGTCGGCCCCCGGGTGGCGCTGGTCGAGGGCGAGCGGGAATGGACGTACCGCGACTTCCGAGCGGAGTCGGTGCGGCTTTCGCATTTGTTACTTTCCCGTCTCGGCACGATCGATGAAGAGCATCCGGGCCACGTCGCGATGCTCCTCGAGAACCGCCTCGAGCTGATGGGGCTTCTCGGCGGCTGTGCCTATGGGGGGCTCACGCTGTTCGGGGTGAACACGGGGCTTCGCGGAGAGATCCTCGCCGGCGTGCTGAACCAGTCCGGCGCGCGGATTCTCGTCGTTGACCAGAGCCTGCAGGAGCACGTGGAGCGCATCCGCGGAGATCTCGAGCACATCTCGGCCGAGAACATCCTCGTCGTTCGTTCCGGGGGCGAGGGGGCGCTGATCGGAAGCGACTTGATCGAGGTTGCTGCCGCGGAGGTGGGCCCCGCGGAGGTCGATCGACCCGCGCCCGATATCGAGGTCGAGGCAGAACGCCCGTTGATGGTGATCTACACGTCGGGCACCACGGGCCTACCCAAGGGGATCTTGAACAACCACGCGAAGCTCCTGATCATCGGGATGGCGGTCTCCGGTAACATGCAGCTCACCGAGGACGATCGGGCCTACGCCTGCATGCCCTTGTTCCACTCCAACGCGATGTTCCTCGGGTTCATGACCGCGTTTTGGGTGGGCGGGAGCCTCGCCATGCGAGATCATTTCAGTGCATCGCAGTTCGTGCCGGATGTGCTCCGCTACGGGACGACGTACTGGAACTACGTGGGTGAGCCGGTGCACTACGTTCTGGGTGCCCTCGAGAAGAAGTACGGTTCGGCCGACGCGATTCGCGCCGAGGTCACGCAGAATCCGGCGAACAAGCTGCGTTACGCGCTCGGGAATGGTGCCGCCGCGCCGGACCTAGAGAAGTTCTGCGACTGGCTCGGGCTGGAGGACATGTTCGAGCTCTACGGCTCGACCGAGGCCGCGATCAGTACGTTCCGCAAGAAGGGTGACCCGCGCGGCAGTGTTGGCGAGATCACGGACGAAAAGGTCCGGATCCTGAGCGAGCGTGCCGAGGAATGCCCGCCCGCGATGCTCGACGCCGCCGGCAAGATCACGAACTACGCGGAGGCGGTTGGTGAGATCTGTCGCGTGGCGGAGGACACCTCGCTGTTTCAGGGCTACTTTCAGAACGACAAGGCGAACACGGACAAGTATCGCGACGGGGTCTACCACTCGGGCGATCTCGGCCACATCGTCGTGCGCGACGAGACGCGCTTTCTCTTCTTCGATGGCCGCACGGACGACTGGATCCGCAAAGACGGCGAGAACTTCTCGGCGCTTCAGGTTGCACGGCTGATCCAGGAGCACGCGGACGTCGTGCTGGCGGCGGCGTACGGGGTCCCGTGCGCGGTGTCGGATGAGCTGGTGATGGTCGCACTGAAGCTGCGCCCGGGCGCATCGTTCGACCCGAAGGACTTCTTCGACTTCTGTGAGCGGTCGATCGACGGTGGCGGGATGGATCGGAAGTGGTTTCCCGACTTCATCCGGGTCGTCGAAGAATTCGAATACACGCAGACCGAAAAGATTCTGGTGCGGAACTTGAAGAAGCTCCACTTCGACCTGAACCGCTTGGGTGATGCGTCGGTGTATTTCCGCCAGCGGGGTGACTCCGATTACCGGAAGCTCGGTGCGCGGGAGTACGATTCCTTGCGGGCCGAGTTCGCGCGTTCCGAGAAGCTCGACGTGCTCGATCGCTGATTCCGGCGGGCTTCCGCGACCCGACCGGGGTTGTTACACCCGACGCGTGCCGGAATCCCCGATCGGAAAGCTCCGTCTCGCCGGAATCGTCGAGGCCATCTCCTTCCTCCTACTCCTCGGCGTCGCGATGCCGATGAAGTACCTGTGGGGCCAGCCCATTGGCGTGAAGGTCGTGGGCTGGGCCCACGGCGTCTTGTTCATTCTCTTCTGCTTCGCGCTGAACGGGGCCCGCACGGCCCACGACTGGCCCATGGGAAAGTCGGTGAAGGTGTTGATCGCGGCGCTGCTGCCTTTCGGCCCGTTCGTGATCGATCACGGGTTGAAGGAAGAGGAGGCGGCGACCGAGGGGGGCGCGGGGTAGGGGTGATTGGGGATGCGGCATCTGCGGCTTGGGCCGATTGCTTGACGCGCTCGAGCGGATCCCGTCCCGCCATCGGTGGATTTGGGTTCAGGTCTTCGCGGTAGCCGATGATGGCGGGGGACTCGGTGAGATGGCTGCCGTCGTCGAGTTCGAGTACGGGGACCGCGCCGGGCGGGTCGATCTTCAAGAACTCGGGCGTCCGAGTTTGGACCTGGATGATGTCGACTTCTTCGCGGGGGAGGTCGAGCCCCTTCTCCTTCAGGTAGACCAGGAC of the Candidatus Binatia bacterium genome contains:
- a CDS encoding MBL fold metallo-hydrolase, with protein sequence MEFQEIGRDVYACLQEDTGLGKSNSGLVNRGGGLVVDTFWDLPHTQEMIKHYSGVWRKPAERVVNTHRNGDHCWGNQLFPGAEIIAHRACGEMFEREKPEAMQALRNAGGAGGDPMLKAFADALSEFDFEGIELTPPTTLIDDTLDIELDGLKVSLVHVGPAHTAGDVIVHLPEQGIVFAGDILFRLCTPIGWEGTYDTWISALDKIVALDPKVVVPGHGPLCGTEGLLEMKAYLEYVRAEAKPLFEQGLSILEACKKIDLGPYAGWTEPERLVFNVSRAFRELRGDPFDTPIDITEVFTSMFQLRDAWETKS
- a CDS encoding AMP-binding protein, whose protein sequence is MPGPYSFDAPFTLGGQLDARASHQEVGPRVALVEGEREWTYRDFRAESVRLSHLLLSRLGTIDEEHPGHVAMLLENRLELMGLLGGCAYGGLTLFGVNTGLRGEILAGVLNQSGARILVVDQSLQEHVERIRGDLEHISAENILVVRSGGEGALIGSDLIEVAAAEVGPAEVDRPAPDIEVEAERPLMVIYTSGTTGLPKGILNNHAKLLIIGMAVSGNMQLTEDDRAYACMPLFHSNAMFLGFMTAFWVGGSLAMRDHFSASQFVPDVLRYGTTYWNYVGEPVHYVLGALEKKYGSADAIRAEVTQNPANKLRYALGNGAAAPDLEKFCDWLGLEDMFELYGSTEAAISTFRKKGDPRGSVGEITDEKVRILSERAEECPPAMLDAAGKITNYAEAVGEICRVAEDTSLFQGYFQNDKANTDKYRDGVYHSGDLGHIVVRDETRFLFFDGRTDDWIRKDGENFSALQVARLIQEHADVVLAAAYGVPCAVSDELVMVALKLRPGASFDPKDFFDFCERSIDGGGMDRKWFPDFIRVVEEFEYTQTEKILVRNLKKLHFDLNRLGDASVYFRQRGDSDYRKLGAREYDSLRAEFARSEKLDVLDR
- a CDS encoding DUF3817 domain-containing protein, which gives rise to MPESPIGKLRLAGIVEAISFLLLLGVAMPMKYLWGQPIGVKVVGWAHGVLFILFCFALNGARTAHDWPMGKSVKVLIAALLPFGPFVIDHGLKEEEAATEGGAG
- a CDS encoding cytochrome P450; translation: MTEVTQDPFEDFDHSTGSGLVRDPYPRLAELRKASPVLNGRLDEAFDLPKQPEPEGPKSGLYFTALGYDAVTQVLLDGETFSSAGYAKSMGLVMGHSILEMDEPEHRRYRDLLQGAFTLKAMERWERDVVAPIVERRIDAFVSSGRADLVRDFAFPFPLEVISAMLGLPEKDLPAFHRMAVELISIAIDIERGLNASVALRDYFATVLAERRESPRDDLVSMLAQAELDGQRLTDEDIFAFLRLLLPAGAETTYRSSSNLLFGLLSDPKQLNALRDDRSLMRKAIEEGLRWEAPLTGIARTTTRDVDVCGTMIPDGSLVQVCVGAANHDPARWNEPNRFDLFREVKPHISFATGPHTCLGLHLARMETVVALNALLDRLPNLRLDPAAQDVHITGLTFRAPRELPVLFDT